A stretch of Aureispira sp. CCB-E DNA encodes these proteins:
- a CDS encoding SusD/RagB family nutrient-binding outer membrane lipoprotein, with protein sequence MNYKIYILLLACLSFGSCSKEFEKINTNPNAPEQVDAQFLLSNILWNAANNNAVDAWNAGNFLAQLTAKHNFNEIDRYDIRTNTELWNKTYLLLNDVKSLETLAENGNQTYKGVALVMRAFLFATLTDLWGDVPYSEAIKGTSDNNFSPKYDTQEEIYTGNEGILQTLRDAVTILDGSRNNLPIKGDLIYNGNVDQWIRFANSLRVRYLLRVSNKINVATEMQTIVSSNLLMQSNMDNSLVPYLATAPSQWFVHTIREGDYSGVRMSSMIDSVLTNLNDPRLQVWFKPTSASVGMGMPVYKSIPNGLGPASIGQYDLADVSTLGAIFRDQPAGVNAVLMLYSELQFALAEAAQRGLIGGSAQMYYENGIQASFDYYNTTMPSNYLVQSEVAWDGSLSKIITQKWLASMLVGYEGWFNYRRTGFPVLKQAVDNVNNDMVPVRYRYPDTEKAVNPNNYNAAVSRIGGDTYNIKVWWDKP encoded by the coding sequence ATGAATTATAAAATATATATACTCCTTTTGGCTTGCCTTAGTTTTGGGAGCTGCTCTAAGGAATTCGAAAAGATAAACACCAACCCTAATGCTCCTGAGCAAGTAGATGCACAATTTTTACTATCTAATATTCTTTGGAATGCAGCCAACAACAACGCGGTAGATGCTTGGAATGCAGGAAACTTTTTAGCACAGTTAACAGCAAAACACAATTTTAATGAAATTGATCGGTATGACATTCGTACCAATACAGAATTGTGGAACAAAACTTACTTGTTGCTCAATGATGTCAAATCATTAGAAACATTAGCCGAAAATGGCAACCAAACTTACAAAGGAGTTGCCTTAGTTATGCGTGCCTTTTTATTTGCTACGTTAACTGATTTGTGGGGAGATGTTCCCTATTCAGAAGCTATAAAAGGGACTTCTGATAACAACTTCAGTCCTAAGTACGATACGCAAGAAGAAATTTATACGGGCAATGAAGGCATTTTGCAAACGCTTCGTGATGCAGTAACAATTTTAGATGGTAGTCGCAACAACTTGCCTATCAAAGGAGACCTTATTTATAATGGCAATGTCGACCAATGGATTCGCTTTGCCAATTCCTTGCGAGTTAGGTATCTATTGCGAGTATCTAATAAAATCAATGTAGCGACTGAAATGCAAACCATTGTTAGCAGCAATTTATTGATGCAAAGCAATATGGATAATAGCTTGGTTCCTTACTTAGCAACGGCTCCAAGTCAATGGTTTGTGCATACCATCAGAGAGGGGGATTACAGCGGTGTGCGTATGTCGAGTATGATTGATTCTGTGCTCACCAACTTAAACGATCCTCGTTTGCAAGTTTGGTTTAAGCCAACTAGTGCTAGTGTCGGTATGGGAATGCCTGTCTACAAAAGCATTCCTAATGGTTTAGGTCCTGCCAGTATTGGACAATACGACTTAGCCGATGTATCCACTTTAGGAGCTATTTTTAGAGACCAACCAGCTGGTGTCAATGCCGTGCTTATGCTATATAGCGAATTGCAATTTGCCTTAGCCGAAGCTGCTCAAAGGGGATTGATTGGTGGCTCTGCTCAAATGTATTATGAGAATGGCATTCAAGCTTCTTTTGATTATTATAACACTACGATGCCTTCAAACTATTTAGTACAATCTGAAGTCGCTTGGGATGGCTCTTTGAGCAAAATCATCACTCAAAAGTGGTTGGCTTCTATGCTAGTTGGTTACGAAGGTTGGTTTAATTATCGCCGTACAGGTTTTCCTGTTTTGAAACAAGCAGTTGACAATGTCAATAATGATATGGTTCCTGTGCGTTATCGTTATCCTGATACAGAAAAGGCCGTCAACCCGAATAATTACAATGCTGCTGTCAGTCGAATTGGTGGCGACACGTACAACATCAAAGTTTGGTGGGATAAGCCTTAG
- a CDS encoding SusC/RagA family TonB-linked outer membrane protein has translation MRQGFLLGFLLVLLSLNSIAQQTVKGKVIDQESQEPLIGALVYEKNSSNNNTVTSETGAFELTLSTDTATLIISYIGMVTKEVKTEGNRPLTIILGFDTENLKEIVVTALGIEREKKALGYATQEIDGAVLQEVRQENVVNSLAGRVAGVQITNGSSGVGSSSHIFIRGQSSLSGQNQALFVVDGVPISNELITNQTENDATGFQEVDYGNGAGEISSDDIESINILKGPSATALYGSRAANGVVVITTKTGKGKKGIGVSINSSFTAESLFRLPQYQNEYGQGTNGNFEYVDGTSSGGGQIVSFGPRLDGRLLPQFDGPSTSVAGEAIRGGDIIGRNGNAITPTPWIARPDNIRSFFRTGLTFTNNVALTGANDKGYFRISYTNIDNQGIIPGTDLKRHSFAVSGGYQLTPKLSARTYINFINSNSSNRPASGYGSENIMYLFTWMGRQVDVAALKDYWQRGQEGLAQFNYNYAWMDNPYLAMLENRNGFNKNRIINNTSVAYQLMDGLKIRLRNGIDFYNDLRTSQRAFSSQRFRNGAYREDEVTFSEVNTDFLLSYDKTINDDWQFSVALGGNLMNQQFSYLSTSAKELSVPGIYNFGNSRVPLSNIQYRQQKQIMSIYALGQIAFRSSIFLDVTVRNDWSSTLPTANNSYAYYAFSLSAIISDLIKMPKAISLIKVRASVASVGNDTDPYNLNNTFAFGQLYGSNPTVTNSSTLLNSQLQPERSTAYEFGGDFRFFQGRLGLDFTYYNNISSNQIIELPTSTASGYTSKIANGGKIQSTGVEAILTATPVRTKDFQWNLFANFSRNVSTVIELPEGVEQYVTGAARVYDRSDRSVFYIATEGGRIGDMYGTGLLEVDGKHVYDANGNPVKDPNLRLLGNYNPDFILGFGTELSWKGISLGVLFDWRQGGTIVSRTLAIASTSGALASTLEGRETGIVGTGVVNVGTDQTPVYVDNTTAIPAQDYYNQFYDRDNEANALYDASYLKLREVRLSYSLPQQLVQKIHFTGIKFSFIAKNLAVVTENPHFDPELAAMQGRNFTFGVEDMSYPSSRSFGFSINLTL, from the coding sequence ATGAGACAGGGATTTCTTCTGGGATTTCTATTGGTATTACTTTCTTTAAACAGTATAGCACAACAGACTGTCAAGGGCAAAGTAATTGATCAAGAATCACAAGAACCTTTAATTGGAGCTTTGGTTTACGAAAAAAACTCAAGCAACAACAACACCGTCACCTCCGAAACAGGAGCGTTTGAACTAACCCTCAGCACAGATACGGCCACTTTAATCATCTCCTACATTGGAATGGTTACCAAAGAGGTAAAAACAGAAGGCAACCGCCCTTTGACAATAATCTTAGGTTTTGATACCGAAAACCTCAAAGAAATTGTAGTGACAGCACTAGGAATCGAACGCGAGAAAAAAGCGTTGGGCTATGCCACACAAGAAATTGATGGAGCTGTTTTGCAAGAAGTTCGCCAAGAAAATGTTGTCAATAGTTTGGCTGGACGTGTCGCTGGTGTACAAATTACCAATGGTTCATCTGGTGTCGGTTCTTCGTCTCATATTTTTATTCGAGGGCAATCGTCTCTTTCAGGACAAAACCAAGCTTTATTTGTCGTTGATGGCGTTCCTATCAGCAATGAATTGATTACCAACCAAACCGAAAATGATGCAACAGGTTTTCAAGAAGTTGATTATGGAAATGGTGCGGGAGAAATTAGTTCAGACGATATTGAGTCCATCAATATTCTAAAAGGACCTAGTGCGACTGCCTTGTATGGTTCTAGAGCAGCCAATGGAGTGGTCGTTATCACCACCAAAACAGGAAAAGGAAAAAAAGGCATTGGCGTTTCGATCAACAGTAGTTTTACTGCCGAGTCTTTATTTCGCCTACCACAATATCAGAATGAATACGGTCAAGGAACCAATGGTAATTTTGAATATGTCGATGGTACGTCTAGTGGTGGTGGACAAATTGTTAGCTTTGGACCACGTTTAGATGGTCGCCTATTACCTCAGTTTGATGGTCCTTCTACTAGCGTAGCGGGGGAAGCCATTCGTGGTGGTGATATTATTGGTCGAAATGGCAATGCCATTACGCCAACCCCTTGGATCGCTCGTCCAGATAATATTCGAAGTTTTTTTAGAACTGGTCTAACGTTCACCAATAATGTTGCCTTAACTGGTGCTAATGATAAGGGCTATTTTAGAATATCCTATACCAACATTGATAACCAAGGAATTATTCCTGGCACGGACTTAAAGCGACACAGTTTTGCCGTTAGTGGAGGCTATCAATTAACGCCTAAGTTATCAGCAAGAACCTATATTAATTTTATCAATTCTAATAGTAGCAATCGACCTGCAAGTGGGTATGGTTCTGAAAATATCATGTATCTCTTTACTTGGATGGGTAGACAAGTTGATGTAGCGGCACTAAAGGATTATTGGCAACGTGGTCAAGAGGGATTAGCACAATTTAATTATAACTATGCGTGGATGGACAATCCTTATTTGGCTATGTTAGAAAATCGCAATGGTTTTAACAAAAACCGCATTATCAACAATACCTCTGTTGCTTATCAATTAATGGATGGGTTAAAAATTCGTTTGCGAAATGGCATTGATTTTTACAACGATTTACGCACTTCGCAACGTGCCTTCAGTTCGCAACGTTTCCGAAATGGTGCTTATCGAGAGGACGAAGTTACTTTCTCGGAAGTAAATACCGACTTTTTGTTGAGTTATGACAAAACGATTAATGACGATTGGCAATTTTCAGTTGCGTTGGGTGGCAATTTGATGAATCAGCAATTTAGTTATTTGAGTACCTCGGCTAAGGAATTATCGGTTCCTGGTATTTATAATTTTGGCAACTCTAGAGTACCTTTAAGCAATATTCAGTACCGCCAGCAAAAGCAAATTATGAGTATTTATGCCTTAGGTCAAATTGCCTTTAGAAGCAGTATTTTTCTAGATGTAACAGTTCGTAACGATTGGTCTAGTACACTTCCAACAGCCAATAATTCTTATGCCTATTACGCTTTCTCCTTGAGTGCTATTATTTCTGATTTGATTAAAATGCCAAAGGCAATTAGTTTAATCAAAGTACGAGCAAGCGTTGCTAGTGTTGGAAATGATACCGATCCTTATAATCTAAACAATACCTTTGCTTTTGGGCAGTTGTATGGCTCTAATCCTACCGTCACCAACTCCAGCACATTGCTCAACAGCCAATTACAACCAGAACGTTCTACGGCTTATGAATTTGGAGGAGATTTTCGATTTTTCCAAGGTCGCTTAGGTTTGGATTTTACTTATTATAATAACATTAGTTCCAACCAAATTATCGAACTACCCACTTCTACCGCAAGTGGCTATACTTCTAAAATTGCGAATGGTGGTAAAATTCAAAGTACAGGCGTGGAAGCTATCTTAACCGCCACACCAGTGCGTACAAAAGATTTTCAGTGGAACTTATTTGCTAATTTTAGTAGAAATGTAAGTACAGTTATCGAATTGCCAGAAGGCGTAGAACAGTATGTCACAGGAGCAGCTCGTGTTTATGATCGCTCTGATAGAAGCGTATTTTATATTGCTACAGAAGGGGGTAGAATTGGAGACATGTACGGAACAGGCTTATTGGAAGTAGATGGCAAGCACGTGTATGATGCGAATGGAAATCCCGTCAAAGATCCTAATTTGCGTCTATTGGGCAATTATAATCCTGACTTTATCTTAGGTTTTGGAACAGAGTTGTCTTGGAAAGGCATCAGTCTTGGTGTTTTATTTGACTGGCGACAAGGGGGTACTATTGTTTCTCGTACGTTGGCAATTGCTAGTACATCAGGAGCTTTAGCTAGTACCCTAGAAGGTCGAGAAACAGGTATTGTTGGAACAGGTGTTGTTAATGTAGGCACCGATCAAACACCTGTTTATGTAGACAACACAACGGCTATTCCTGCCCAAGATTATTACAATCAGTTCTACGATAGAGACAATGAAGCCAATGCTTTGTACGATGCTTCATACTTAAAATTGCGTGAAGTTCGCTTGAGCTATAGTTTGCCACAACAGTTGGTTCAGAAAATTCACTTTACAGGCATTAAATTTTCTTTCATTGCTAAAAACCTAGCTGTCGTTACAGAAAATCCGCATTTTGATCCAGAATTGGCTGCCATGCAAGGACGCAACTTTACATTTGGAGTAGAAGATATGTCTTATCCATCTAGCCGAAGTTTCGGTTTCAGCATTAATTTGACTTTATAA
- a CDS encoding DUF2064 domain-containing protein, giving the protein MHQQTAILIFTRTSGAEAKHKLSGDRLSYGTNQKICAELIAKTRRAAQQTSFSVIEINSNQQVGDNLGERLSNSVATVFQAGFNQVLVIGTDTPDISSRLLQNAAQQISTTQATLGASNDGGVYLIGFHRAQFDKTIFANLEWESEAIFEHLKNYFLNRDATIYSTQKLQDIDSFYDLMQFLKSGTNYNFNFRLKQLINSSHTFLPCFQNRLQGAINYYIYHYNRPPPFHV; this is encoded by the coding sequence ATGCACCAACAAACTGCCATACTCATCTTTACCAGAACCTCTGGTGCCGAAGCCAAACACAAGCTTTCGGGAGATCGGTTATCTTATGGAACCAACCAAAAGATATGTGCAGAATTGATTGCAAAAACTCGTCGTGCGGCTCAACAAACTAGCTTTTCAGTTATTGAAATCAACTCCAATCAACAAGTTGGGGACAACTTAGGAGAACGTTTAAGCAATTCTGTTGCTACTGTTTTTCAAGCAGGTTTTAACCAAGTACTGGTTATAGGAACAGACACACCAGATATCTCTAGTAGATTGCTGCAAAATGCGGCACAACAAATTAGCACGACACAAGCTACATTAGGTGCCTCAAACGATGGCGGTGTTTACCTAATTGGTTTTCATCGGGCGCAGTTTGACAAAACTATATTTGCCAATCTTGAATGGGAATCGGAGGCTATCTTTGAGCACCTAAAAAACTATTTTTTGAATCGAGATGCAACGATCTATTCGACTCAAAAACTACAAGACATTGACTCGTTTTACGACTTAATGCAGTTCTTAAAATCAGGTACCAACTATAACTTTAATTTTCGATTAAAGCAACTGATTAATAGTTCTCATACTTTCTTGCCCTGTTTTCAGAATCGCTTACAAGGTGCTATCAATTATTACATCTATCACTACAATCGTCCTCCGCCCTTCCATGTCTAA